From a single Kitasatospora sp. NBC_00458 genomic region:
- a CDS encoding trypsin-like serine peptidase has product MDSRPVRPVRAARTAALAALLLAAAIACGGGGQERSAGVAPQSPVGDRVGTLSIRTPQGPRACTASVVQSPRRNLLVTAAHCVQSRRIGLLDGLVFTPGYRNGYSPYGSWPVESITVDPRWADDDDPEYDVAFVTVRAVGGRQVEDAVGGNPLGTDQGFGLAVSVTGYPNERDEPITCSGLTSSQSPTQERFDCGGYTDGTSGSPWVTTTGRVIGVIGGYQEGGESPGTSYSVTFDDRITELYQQATE; this is encoded by the coding sequence ATGGACTCCCGCCCGGTACGGCCGGTGCGCGCGGCCAGGACGGCCGCGCTGGCCGCCCTGCTGCTCGCCGCCGCCATCGCCTGCGGCGGGGGCGGCCAGGAGCGGTCGGCCGGCGTCGCGCCGCAGAGCCCGGTCGGCGACCGGGTCGGCACCCTGTCGATCCGCACCCCGCAGGGCCCCCGGGCATGCACGGCGAGCGTGGTGCAGAGCCCGCGCCGCAACCTGCTGGTGACCGCCGCGCACTGCGTCCAGAGCCGCCGGATCGGCCTGCTGGACGGCCTGGTGTTCACTCCCGGCTATCGCAACGGGTACTCGCCCTACGGGAGTTGGCCGGTAGAGTCGATCACCGTCGATCCGCGTTGGGCGGACGACGACGACCCCGAGTACGACGTGGCGTTCGTCACCGTCCGGGCGGTCGGCGGCCGGCAGGTGGAGGACGCGGTCGGCGGCAACCCGCTCGGCACCGACCAGGGCTTCGGACTCGCCGTGTCGGTCACCGGCTACCCCAACGAACGGGACGAGCCGATCACCTGCTCGGGTCTGACCAGCTCGCAGAGTCCGACCCAGGAGCGGTTCGACTGCGGCGGCTACACCGACGGCACCAGCGGCAGCCCGTGGGTCACCACGACCGGCCGGGTGATCGGCGTGATCGGCGGCTACCAGGAGGGCGGCGAGTCACCGGGGACCTCGTACAGCGTGACCTTCGACGACAGGATCACCGAGCTGTACCAGCAGGCCACCGAGTGA
- the fabF gene encoding beta-ketoacyl-ACP synthase II, with amino-acid sequence MTVENRTVVVTGIGAFTPLGGDAATTWENLVAGRSGVAALTEEWAADLPVRIAARTAVEPGEILPRPLARKLDRSAQFALIAAREAWADAGYETPATDESSKLAPERLGAVIASGIGGVTTLLDQYDVLKEKGSRKVSPHTVPMLMPNSPAANVGLEVGARAGVHTPVSACASGAEAIGYAIEMIRTGRADVVVAGGTEAAIHPLPIAAFANMMAMSKNNDEPQRASRPYDKGRDGFVLGEGAGVVVLESVEHAEARGARIYCEAVGQGLSSDAHHIAQPEPTGAGVARALADLFERNDLDKAEIVHVNAHATSTPQGDTAELKALRKELGEDLDHIAVSATKSMTGHLLGGAGGIETVATVQALYHRIAPPTINVDELDDDVQADIVRDEARKLPEGRIAALNNSFGFGGHNVVLAFRTR; translated from the coding sequence GTGACCGTTGAAAACCGTACCGTGGTCGTCACGGGTATCGGCGCCTTCACGCCGCTGGGCGGCGACGCCGCCACCACGTGGGAGAACCTGGTCGCCGGGCGCTCCGGAGTGGCTGCCCTGACCGAGGAGTGGGCCGCCGACCTGCCCGTCCGGATCGCGGCGCGCACCGCCGTCGAGCCCGGTGAGATCCTCCCCCGCCCGCTCGCCCGCAAGCTGGACCGTTCCGCCCAGTTCGCCCTGATCGCGGCCCGCGAGGCCTGGGCCGACGCCGGCTACGAGACCCCCGCCACCGACGAGTCGTCCAAGCTGGCCCCCGAGCGCCTGGGCGCGGTGATCGCCTCCGGCATCGGCGGCGTGACCACCCTGCTCGACCAGTACGACGTGCTGAAGGAGAAGGGCTCCCGCAAGGTCTCCCCGCACACCGTCCCGATGCTGATGCCCAACTCCCCGGCGGCCAACGTCGGCCTGGAGGTCGGCGCCCGCGCGGGCGTGCACACCCCCGTCTCCGCCTGTGCCTCCGGCGCCGAGGCGATCGGCTACGCGATCGAGATGATCCGCACCGGCCGCGCCGACGTCGTGGTGGCCGGCGGCACCGAGGCGGCGATCCACCCGCTGCCGATCGCCGCGTTCGCCAACATGATGGCGATGTCCAAGAACAACGACGAGCCCCAGCGCGCCTCGCGCCCGTACGACAAGGGCCGGGACGGCTTCGTGCTGGGCGAGGGCGCCGGCGTGGTCGTGCTGGAGTCGGTCGAGCACGCCGAGGCCCGCGGTGCCCGGATCTACTGCGAGGCGGTCGGCCAGGGCCTGTCCTCGGACGCCCACCACATCGCGCAGCCCGAGCCGACCGGCGCCGGGGTGGCCCGCGCGCTGGCCGACCTGTTCGAGCGCAACGACCTGGACAAGGCCGAGATCGTGCACGTCAACGCGCACGCCACCTCGACCCCGCAGGGTGACACCGCCGAGCTGAAGGCGCTCCGCAAGGAGCTGGGCGAGGACCTCGACCACATCGCCGTCTCGGCCACCAAGTCGATGACCGGCCACCTGCTGGGCGGCGCCGGCGGCATCGAGACCGTCGCCACCGTGCAGGCCCTGTACCACCGGATCGCCCCGCCGACCATCAACGTGGACGAGCTGGACGACGACGTGCAGGCGGACATCGTCCGCGACGAGGCCCGCAAGCTTCCCGAGGGCCGGATCGCCGCGCTGAACAACTCGTTCGGCTTCGGCGGCCACAACGTGGTGCTGGCCTTCCGGACCCGCTGA
- a CDS encoding FGGY family carbohydrate kinase, with protein sequence MAIVAGIDSSTGRTRIVACDSGTGAVLRSGKAPHPVPDDPDARAGEADPQVWLHSLGDAAAGGLLEGVRAIGVSAQQHGMIGLDAGGVLVRPAILWNDPRSSGAAAALLDALGGPAAWTAAIGAVPGPTYTIAKLRWLAEFEPANARRIAEVLLPHDWLVWQLLGHPKRRTTDRGDASGTGYWSPITGEYRQDLVELALGHELRLPHVLGPAEPAGHTPEGLLISAGTGDNMAAALGLGLGPGDAVVSLGSAGTIFAVHERAVVDATGLVSSFADASGRHLPMVATLNAAQVLRSTAALLGRDLEGLSDLALQSSPGAYGTVLLPYLDGERTPALPHAAGTLTGLRAESMTPQHLARAAVEGMLCNSADALDVLRAQGVEVKRVFLLGAAGRLPAVRQIAPQLFGVPVVVPPPGAHAARGAARQAAWALAGTPEPPRWDLPEAVTVVPDGEQDLAVGSAVRRQYRAARDQVHPEAAG encoded by the coding sequence ATGGCCATCGTCGCGGGGATAGACAGCTCGACGGGTCGCACCCGGATCGTCGCGTGTGACTCCGGAACCGGCGCGGTACTGCGGTCCGGCAAGGCCCCCCACCCCGTACCGGACGACCCGGACGCACGCGCCGGAGAGGCCGACCCGCAGGTCTGGCTGCACTCGCTGGGCGACGCGGCCGCCGGCGGCCTGCTGGAGGGCGTCCGGGCGATCGGCGTCAGCGCGCAGCAGCACGGCATGATCGGCCTGGACGCCGGCGGCGTGCTGGTCAGGCCCGCGATCCTGTGGAACGACCCCCGCTCCAGCGGCGCCGCGGCCGCCCTGCTGGACGCGCTCGGCGGTCCGGCCGCCTGGACCGCCGCGATCGGGGCCGTCCCCGGCCCCACCTACACCATCGCCAAGCTGCGCTGGCTGGCCGAGTTCGAACCGGCCAACGCCCGCCGGATCGCCGAGGTGCTGCTGCCGCACGACTGGCTGGTCTGGCAGCTGCTCGGCCACCCCAAGCGGCGCACCACCGACCGGGGCGACGCCTCCGGCACCGGCTACTGGTCCCCGATCACCGGCGAGTACCGGCAGGACCTCGTGGAACTCGCGCTCGGCCACGAGCTGCGGCTGCCGCACGTGCTCGGCCCGGCGGAACCCGCCGGGCACACCCCCGAGGGCCTGCTGATCTCGGCCGGCACCGGGGACAACATGGCCGCCGCGCTCGGCCTCGGCCTCGGCCCCGGCGACGCGGTGGTCTCGCTCGGCAGCGCCGGGACGATCTTCGCCGTGCACGAGCGGGCCGTGGTGGACGCCACCGGCCTGGTCTCCTCCTTCGCCGACGCCAGCGGCCGCCACCTGCCGATGGTCGCCACCCTGAACGCCGCCCAGGTGCTCCGCTCCACCGCCGCCCTGCTCGGCCGCGACCTGGAGGGCCTCAGCGACCTCGCCCTGCAGTCCTCGCCCGGCGCGTACGGGACGGTGCTGCTCCCGTACCTGGACGGCGAGCGGACGCCCGCGCTGCCGCACGCCGCCGGCACGCTGACCGGACTGCGCGCGGAGTCGATGACCCCCCAGCACCTCGCCCGCGCCGCGGTCGAAGGCATGCTCTGCAACAGCGCGGACGCCCTGGACGTCCTGCGCGCCCAGGGTGTCGAGGTGAAGCGGGTCTTCCTGCTCGGCGCGGCCGGGCGGCTGCCCGCCGTCCGGCAGATCGCGCCGCAGCTGTTCGGCGTCCCCGTCGTCGTCCCGCCGCCCGGTGCGCACGCGGCGCGCGGCGCGGCCCGGCAGGCCGCCTGGGCGCTGGCCGGCACCCCCGAGCCGCCGCGCTGGGACCTTCCGGAGGCCGTCACCGTCGTCCCCGACGGCGAACAGGACCTGGCGGTCGGCTCGGCCGTGCGCCGGCAGTACCGGGCCGCCCGCGACCAGGTCCACCCGGAGGCGGCCGGCTGA
- a CDS encoding LCP family protein, with protein sequence MSSSSRRRRIIRTAIGLAAVLVLSVAGAGAWFYHRLDTNITTFDPGGVATERPPAAVPATPGAAVPVNVLLLGSDTRNDGNADLGGGDLGVGHSDTTILLHIYADKKHAVGVSIPRDTLVTIPSCRLPNGSWTAPRNNQMFNEAFTIGESANGNPACTQNTVEAMTGLRIDHTIVVDFKGVAAMTEAINGVDVCIPNNVNSHDIKLKKGMQKISGQPAVDYLRARYGFGDNSDIGRMKRQQAFLSSMIRKIQGLGFSLPTLLPLADAATRSLTVDEGLGTAMKLVDFAQSLQQIKLADITFVTAPWRFSTKQEGRIDLVHPDVDTLWQLLREDRTLDGQATGQVADPSAGAPSPSPADPASPTGASPAADAGAAASPTATAPAATATATPLTPAEANAPVTVINGVGTPGLAGRGSETIRAKGFRNVDLGQTQGGRLHTEVSYDPLYKSAAAQLAQLFPGAQLVEEPGSEGITVILGRDYHLAAGQAGTAPGGPAAATGGPQPTDVPTGITENARNADVDPCSDIT encoded by the coding sequence ATGAGCAGCAGCTCGCGCCGCCGACGCATCATACGGACCGCGATAGGCCTCGCCGCCGTCCTGGTGCTGTCCGTGGCGGGCGCCGGTGCCTGGTTCTACCACCGACTGGACACCAACATCACCACCTTCGACCCGGGCGGCGTCGCCACCGAGCGCCCGCCCGCGGCCGTCCCCGCCACCCCGGGCGCCGCCGTCCCCGTCAACGTCCTGCTGCTCGGCTCGGACACCCGCAACGACGGCAACGCCGACCTCGGCGGCGGTGACCTGGGCGTCGGCCACTCCGACACCACCATCCTGCTGCACATCTACGCCGACAAGAAGCACGCCGTCGGCGTCTCCATACCCCGCGACACCCTGGTGACCATCCCGTCCTGCCGGCTGCCGAACGGCTCCTGGACGGCGCCGCGGAACAACCAGATGTTCAACGAGGCCTTCACCATCGGCGAATCCGCCAACGGGAACCCGGCCTGCACCCAGAACACCGTCGAGGCCATGACCGGCCTGCGGATCGACCACACCATCGTGGTCGACTTCAAGGGCGTCGCCGCGATGACCGAGGCCATCAACGGCGTCGACGTCTGCATACCGAACAACGTCAACTCGCACGACATCAAGCTCAAGAAGGGCATGCAGAAGATCTCCGGCCAGCCGGCCGTGGACTACCTGCGGGCCCGCTACGGCTTCGGCGACAACTCCGACATCGGGCGGATGAAGCGCCAGCAGGCCTTCCTCTCCTCGATGATCCGCAAGATCCAGGGCCTCGGCTTCTCGCTGCCCACCCTGCTCCCGCTGGCCGACGCCGCCACCCGGTCGCTCACCGTGGACGAGGGCCTGGGCACCGCGATGAAGCTGGTCGACTTCGCCCAGTCGCTGCAGCAGATCAAGCTCGCCGACATCACCTTCGTCACCGCCCCCTGGCGGTTCTCCACCAAGCAGGAGGGCCGGATCGACCTCGTCCACCCCGACGTGGACACCCTCTGGCAGCTGCTGCGCGAGGACCGCACGCTGGACGGACAGGCCACCGGCCAGGTCGCCGACCCCTCGGCCGGCGCGCCGTCCCCCTCGCCCGCCGACCCGGCCTCCCCCACCGGCGCCTCCCCCGCCGCCGACGCCGGGGCCGCCGCCTCCCCGACCGCCACCGCCCCGGCCGCCACCGCCACCGCCACCCCGCTCACGCCCGCCGAGGCGAACGCGCCCGTCACCGTGATCAACGGCGTCGGCACCCCGGGGCTTGCGGGCAGGGGCTCCGAGACCATCCGGGCCAAGGGGTTCCGCAACGTCGACCTCGGCCAGACCCAGGGCGGCCGGCTGCACACCGAGGTCTCCTACGACCCGCTGTACAAGTCCGCGGCCGCCCAGCTGGCGCAGCTCTTCCCGGGGGCCCAGCTGGTCGAGGAGCCCGGCTCCGAGGGGATCACCGTGATCCTGGGCCGCGACTACCACCTGGCCGCCGGCCAGGCCGGCACCGCACCGGGCGGCCCGGCCGCGGCCACCGGCGGTCCGCAGCCGACCGACGTGCCCACCGGCATCACCGAGAACGCCCGCAACGCCGACGTCGACCCCTGCTCCGACATCACCTGA
- a CDS encoding NADP-dependent oxidoreductase yields MAAEQEVPATAREWHLAARPQGWPVPTDFALVEAPVRRPGPGEVLVRNTHLSVDPYMRGRMNDVKSYLPPFRLGEVMDGGAVGYVVASGAEGFAPGDAVLHGLGWREYATLPAERAVKVDPSVAPLSAYLGVLGMTGLTAYAGLLAVGGLKEGDRVFVSGAAGAVGSVVGRIARLKGASLVVGSAGSAEKVAKLVDEYGFDAAFNYKDAPVREQLAKAAPEGIDLYFDNVGGDHLEAAIGALGVHGRAVLCGAIAQYNETTAPAGPRNLALAIGKRLRLEGMLVGDHAALQPQFVAEVAGWLADGSLRNEETVVDGFEHTPEAFLDLLRGANTGKMVVRLDA; encoded by the coding sequence ATGGCCGCCGAGCAGGAAGTCCCCGCCACCGCCCGCGAATGGCACCTCGCCGCCCGCCCCCAGGGCTGGCCGGTCCCGACCGACTTCGCCCTGGTCGAGGCACCCGTCCGCCGCCCCGGTCCGGGCGAGGTCCTGGTCCGCAACACCCACCTGTCGGTCGACCCGTACATGCGGGGCCGGATGAACGACGTGAAGTCCTACCTCCCGCCGTTCCGGCTCGGCGAGGTCATGGACGGCGGCGCGGTCGGCTACGTGGTGGCCTCCGGGGCGGAGGGCTTCGCCCCCGGCGACGCCGTGCTGCACGGGCTCGGCTGGCGCGAGTACGCGACCCTGCCGGCCGAGCGCGCGGTCAAGGTGGACCCGTCCGTCGCACCGCTCTCCGCCTACCTCGGCGTGCTCGGCATGACCGGCCTCACCGCCTACGCGGGCCTGCTCGCGGTCGGCGGCCTCAAGGAGGGCGACCGGGTCTTCGTCTCGGGCGCGGCCGGCGCGGTCGGTTCGGTGGTCGGCCGGATCGCCAGGCTGAAGGGCGCCTCGCTGGTCGTCGGCTCGGCCGGCTCGGCGGAGAAGGTCGCCAAGCTGGTCGACGAGTACGGCTTCGACGCCGCCTTCAACTACAAGGACGCGCCGGTCCGCGAGCAGCTCGCGAAGGCCGCGCCCGAGGGCATCGACCTCTACTTCGACAACGTCGGCGGCGACCACCTGGAGGCCGCGATCGGCGCGCTCGGCGTGCACGGCCGGGCCGTGCTCTGCGGCGCCATCGCCCAGTACAACGAGACCACCGCCCCGGCCGGCCCGCGCAACCTGGCGCTGGCGATCGGCAAGCGGCTCCGCCTGGAGGGCATGCTGGTGGGCGACCACGCCGCGCTGCAGCCGCAGTTCGTCGCCGAGGTCGCCGGCTGGCTGGCGGACGGGAGCCTGCGCAACGAGGAGACCGTGGTCGACGGCTTCGAGCACACCCCGGAGGCCTTCCTGGACCTGCTGCGCGGTGCCAACACCGGCAAGATGGTGGTCCGGCTGGACGCCTGA
- a CDS encoding DUF3145 domain-containing protein: MTTRGVLYVHSAPRALCPHVEWAVAGVLGVRVSLDWIRQPAAPGHWRAELSWQGEPGTASKLASALRGWQLMRYEVTSEPCATAEGERYSSTPALGIFHAVTGIHGDILIPEDRLRAVLLRARSEGADLEAEIAMLLGKPWDDELEPFRYAGEGAPVRWLHQVV, from the coding sequence GTGACGACACGTGGAGTCCTGTACGTCCACTCCGCGCCCCGCGCGCTGTGCCCGCACGTCGAGTGGGCCGTCGCGGGAGTGCTCGGTGTGCGGGTGAGCCTGGACTGGATCCGCCAGCCGGCCGCGCCCGGGCACTGGCGCGCCGAGCTCTCCTGGCAAGGGGAGCCCGGTACGGCCTCGAAGCTCGCCTCCGCGCTGCGCGGCTGGCAGCTGATGCGGTACGAGGTCACCAGCGAGCCCTGCGCCACGGCGGAGGGCGAGCGGTACAGCAGCACGCCCGCGCTCGGCATCTTCCACGCGGTCACCGGCATCCACGGGGACATCCTGATCCCCGAGGACCGGCTCCGCGCCGTCCTGCTGCGCGCCCGCAGCGAGGGGGCGGACCTGGAGGCCGAGATCGCGATGCTGCTGGGCAAGCCCTGGGACGACGAGCTGGAGCCCTTCCGGTACGCCGGCGAGGGGGCTCCGGTGCGCTGGCTGCACCAGGTGGTCTGA
- a CDS encoding MarR family winged helix-turn-helix transcriptional regulator produces the protein MDTQPTRAAAPQPDEITREVVDLMANLVALFHREYEEAAAARSLTGAQAKVLALLRRGPMPMRQIAQTLSCEPSNITGIVDRLESRGFVTRQADLQDRRVKLVAATGTGATASEELRESLNFAREPLAALGPDERTQLRDLLRRMLTGAAGPGA, from the coding sequence ATGGATACCCAGCCGACCCGGGCCGCCGCGCCGCAGCCCGACGAGATCACCCGTGAGGTCGTCGACCTGATGGCCAATCTGGTCGCGCTCTTCCACCGCGAGTACGAGGAGGCCGCCGCCGCCCGCTCGCTCACCGGAGCGCAGGCCAAGGTCCTCGCCCTGCTGCGGCGCGGGCCGATGCCCATGCGCCAGATCGCCCAGACGCTCAGCTGCGAGCCGTCCAACATCACCGGCATCGTCGACCGGCTGGAGTCGCGCGGCTTCGTGACCAGGCAGGCCGACCTCCAGGACCGCCGGGTGAAGCTGGTCGCCGCCACCGGGACCGGCGCCACCGCCTCCGAGGAGCTCCGCGAGTCGCTCAACTTCGCCCGCGAACCCCTCGCGGCGCTCGGCCCCGACGAGCGCACCCAGCTGCGCGACCTGCTCCGCCGCATGCTGACGGGTGCCGCCGGCCCCGGCGCGTGA
- a CDS encoding glutamate decarboxylase encodes MALHKGAGDDRRLTVNPFVGTADPLGQMELAPPLHRLAGGPVPADTAYQLIHDELMLDGNARLNLATFVTTSMEAQATRLMTECLDKNMIDKDEYPQTAELERRCVAILADLWHAPDPDTAVGCSTTGSSEACMLAGLALKRRWMQRNAHRYAAGARPNLVMGINVQVCWEKFCTFWEVEARTAPMDGDRFHLGAEQAVALCDENTIGVVGILGSTFDGSYEPVAEICAALDDLQQRTGLNVPVHVDGASGGMVAPFVDEELVWDFRLPRVASINTSGHKFGLVYPGVGWALWRDHEALPEELVFRVNYLGGEMPTFALNFSRPGAEVIAQYYTFLRLGRGGFRAVQGACREVATYLAERIEALGAFRLLTRGDQLPVFAFTTADETTFDVFDVSRRLRERGWQVPAYTFPANREDLSVLRVVCRNGFSRDLADLLLGDLERLLPELRSQPVPLKELGVPVRTGFHH; translated from the coding sequence ATGGCACTGCACAAGGGGGCCGGAGACGACCGCCGGCTCACCGTCAACCCGTTCGTCGGCACCGCCGACCCGCTCGGCCAGATGGAACTGGCGCCACCGCTGCACCGCCTCGCCGGTGGCCCCGTACCCGCCGACACCGCCTACCAGCTGATCCACGACGAGCTGATGCTGGACGGCAACGCCCGGCTCAACCTGGCGACCTTCGTCACGACGTCGATGGAGGCCCAGGCCACCCGGCTGATGACCGAGTGCCTCGACAAGAACATGATCGACAAGGACGAGTACCCGCAGACCGCCGAACTGGAGCGGCGCTGCGTGGCGATCCTCGCCGACCTCTGGCACGCCCCCGACCCCGACACCGCGGTCGGCTGCTCCACCACCGGCTCCAGCGAGGCCTGCATGCTGGCCGGCCTCGCGCTCAAGCGCCGCTGGATGCAGCGCAACGCCCACCGCTACGCGGCCGGTGCCCGTCCCAACCTGGTGATGGGCATCAACGTGCAGGTCTGCTGGGAGAAGTTCTGCACCTTCTGGGAGGTCGAGGCCCGCACCGCGCCGATGGACGGCGACCGCTTCCACCTCGGCGCCGAACAGGCGGTGGCGCTCTGCGACGAGAACACCATCGGCGTGGTCGGCATCCTCGGCTCCACCTTCGACGGCTCCTACGAGCCGGTCGCCGAGATCTGCGCCGCCCTCGACGACCTCCAGCAGCGCACCGGCCTGAACGTCCCGGTACACGTGGACGGCGCCTCCGGCGGCATGGTCGCGCCCTTCGTGGACGAGGAGCTGGTCTGGGACTTCCGGCTGCCCCGGGTCGCCTCGATCAACACCTCCGGCCACAAGTTCGGACTGGTCTACCCCGGTGTCGGCTGGGCGCTCTGGCGCGACCACGAGGCGCTCCCCGAGGAGCTGGTGTTCCGGGTCAACTACCTGGGCGGCGAGATGCCGACCTTCGCGCTGAACTTCTCCCGGCCCGGCGCCGAGGTGATCGCGCAGTACTACACCTTCCTGCGGCTGGGCCGGGGCGGCTTCCGGGCCGTCCAGGGAGCCTGCCGGGAGGTGGCCACCTACCTCGCCGAGCGGATCGAGGCGCTCGGCGCCTTCCGGCTGCTGACCCGGGGCGACCAGCTGCCGGTCTTCGCCTTCACCACCGCCGACGAGACGACGTTCGACGTCTTCGACGTGTCGCGGCGGCTGAGAGAGCGCGGCTGGCAGGTGCCCGCGTACACCTTCCCGGCGAACCGCGAGGACCTCTCGGTCCTGCGGGTGGTCTGCCGCAACGGGTTCTCCCGCGACCTCGCGGACCTGCTGCTCGGCGACCTCGAACGGCTGCTGCCGGAGCTGCGCAGCCAGCCCGTCCCGCTGAAGGAGCTCGGGGTTCCCGTACGGACGGGCTTCCACCACTGA
- a CDS encoding acyl carrier protein, with protein MATKDEVLEGLAEIVNEIAGIPTEDVELDKSFTDDLDVDSLSMVEVVVAAEERFDVKIPDDEVKNLKTVGDAVNYILTNA; from the coding sequence ATGGCTACCAAGGACGAGGTCCTGGAAGGTCTCGCCGAGATCGTCAACGAGATCGCCGGCATCCCGACCGAGGACGTCGAGCTCGACAAGTCCTTCACCGACGACCTGGACGTCGACTCGCTGTCCATGGTCGAGGTCGTCGTGGCCGCCGAAGAGCGCTTCGACGTCAAGATCCCGGACGACGAGGTCAAGAACCTGAAGACCGTCGGCGACGCGGTGAACTACATCCTCACCAACGCCTGA
- a CDS encoding 1-aminocyclopropane-1-carboxylate deaminase/D-cysteine desulfhydrase, whose protein sequence is MLEPALLPTPLTDCPDEVLARAGVVLRLKRDDLAHPLVPGNKWRKLAPNLAAAAERGDSRLLTFGGAYSTHLRAVAVAAGALGLESVGLVRGEELALAPRNWSLRAAEEAGMELVFLSRAEYRETAGRCATDPAAAAGLRGRWGPCLVLPEGGSNALAARGAAAIAAELTDLGERDVVCCPVGTGGTLAGIAAGLPPGARALGVAVLRGGEGYLEAEVTRLHREAYGREFAGWRIDHDHHGGGYGRVPAALEEFAAAFGRRHGIALERRYVAKLLAALYDLTAAGAFPPGTRLTAVVTGLPDPVDGR, encoded by the coding sequence ATGCTCGAACCCGCACTGCTGCCGACACCCCTGACGGACTGCCCCGACGAGGTGCTGGCACGGGCCGGCGTGGTGCTGCGGCTCAAGCGGGACGATCTGGCGCATCCGCTGGTGCCGGGGAACAAGTGGCGGAAGCTGGCGCCGAACCTGGCGGCCGCGGCCGAGCGGGGCGACTCCCGGCTGCTGACCTTCGGCGGGGCGTACTCGACGCACCTGCGGGCGGTCGCGGTGGCCGCCGGTGCGCTCGGGTTGGAGAGCGTCGGGCTGGTCCGGGGCGAGGAGCTGGCGCTCGCGCCGCGGAACTGGTCGCTGCGGGCCGCCGAGGAGGCCGGGATGGAGCTGGTGTTCCTGTCCCGGGCGGAGTACCGGGAGACGGCCGGGCGCTGCGCGACGGACCCGGCGGCGGCCGCCGGGCTGCGGGGGCGCTGGGGACCGTGCCTGGTGCTGCCCGAGGGCGGCTCGAACGCCCTGGCGGCCCGCGGGGCGGCGGCGATCGCGGCGGAGCTGACCGACCTCGGCGAGCGGGACGTCGTCTGCTGCCCGGTCGGCACCGGCGGCACGCTGGCCGGGATCGCGGCCGGACTGCCGCCGGGGGCGCGGGCGCTCGGAGTGGCGGTGCTGCGGGGCGGCGAGGGCTATCTGGAGGCCGAGGTGACCCGGCTCCACCGGGAGGCGTACGGGCGGGAGTTCGCGGGCTGGCGGATCGACCACGACCACCACGGCGGCGGGTACGGGCGGGTGCCGGCCGCGCTGGAGGAGTTCGCGGCCGCCTTCGGGCGGCGGCACGGCATCGCGCTGGAGCGGCGCTACGTGGCCAAGCTGCTGGCCGCCCTGTACGACCTGACGGCGGCCGGTGCCTTCCCGCCCGGGACCAGGCTGACGGCGGTGGTCACCGGGCTCCCCGACCCGGTGGACGGGCGGTAG